Sequence from the Neomonachus schauinslandi chromosome 9, ASM220157v2, whole genome shotgun sequence genome:
CAGCCTGGCCAATGCTGATTGCTGATAGACCACAGCATCACAAGGTTTATGAAAGAAGCATCCCAGATTTCAGGGACTACCCAAACCCTTGGGAAGGGGATGGCTTGAAGACTGTCTAGCATAACTACTGGATAAATCTGGAGGCTATTGAAAGGAGATGAGACAGGGCAGAAAACAACACAAAGCCAACTGTTCTCAGGTCTGTGGTGAGCCTGCAACAGAAGTGAGAAAGTAAAACAAGAGGCTCTCCTGTCATCTCTCACCCTAGAGGGAGTTCTCCCCCGAGACATTAGAATCCACCTCCCGCTCAGCCTTTTACTTCCCTGAACACTTTGTCCTCTAACACCTTCAAACACcagcacaattaaaaaaaaaaacaaatcaggagTTCTTCAGGCATAagacagagagcccagaagtccTATAACTAAAGACTAAATAGGCCCAACACCTACACCAATGCCTTAATACCCATTCCATTCATGTTTCTCTTGATACAAACAGGTGATCTGAATAGAGATGTGGTAAGAATCATCACTCCTGCATCCTTCTATAATTTGGCGATTGCACTAATACCTGAATGTCTCTATGAATATAATATTGCTCTTAGTTCACTATTTTTGTAGGTAGAGGCCATTCTGGTGTCTCCACTTGGTCTTTTCTACCATAATAGCCCTCACTTCAGGAGTCAGGCAACATGATGGAGATTCTGCCACTTTGTAATACATCCATCCTACCTCTGCATTCTGGAGCTTGGGAAATAGTCAAAGGTTGATTTGGGAACCACTGGGACCACTATGAGATGAATGCATGCCAAAACTTTGTTGATCAGTCCATAAGCCCCTCCTCTGAGTGGTGATTCCCATGGGCATTTTGGGTCTTTGGGAATTCATATCGGTTCAGATCCAGGGCCcagtaacaaaaaacaaacaaacaaaggcatGATTATGTCTCcgatttttttctctaattcataGTCACTGTGGTAAATGGCCATAGGTAGCTTTGAAGAAGGCAAAGAGGAAGATGTACAGAACAATTTTTTGGCTATGTAGCAAGGACCTTCCTCAAAGGCAGTTCACCCTTTTCATTCAAGGAGCTCTGGGTCAGTGAGCTGGTTCAAGTCTGGGAACTAGTTCATGTGCCTTGTGATATTTAAGACCTCTGTTCACCAGACCCAGAATGCTTCTACTTATCCAAATCAATTAAGGCCTTAGTAGTCTATCTATTTCAGCTCAGGGACACCACGATCAACTAGTCAAAGTCATGGACCACTATTTTAATGTCTGCTTCAACTCTGATACTCATTAGGGTAACCAAGCCCACTGCACCTCTGGTAGCCTGGTTTCTCCCACCCTGAGACCCACCACCACCTTGGTACTCAGGGATCCAGGTCCAGTAGCAGCAGATCCCATGGTCACTCCACACTTGTAGCCAATAGCCACTACAGCACTCTCCAAAAATGCCAGTGCTCCCTCTCCCTAATGTATTTTTCACAGCTTTGGTGGAAAGAATGTTCTCTGTGCTCTCCTAGGACACTGGGGTGAGTAAACCAGTCTCACAATAATAAATCTTCTCTACCTTCTGATTTCCCCAAAGCATAGAATACCTTTCTCTATATCAAAGAAGTCTGGCATCTCAACTTCACTTAGTATAGGCCACCTTTGGATCCATATGTCAATCCAGTCAACTAGTCAAATAGTTAGAGCCACCTCGACATGGCTTGATCTAATATGCTGACATTGGCATCTGTATTTAATGCAACCCATCAATAAAGTCAGCCTGGCCCAACACCTACACCAATGCCTTTAAGACCCATTCCATTCATGTTTCTCTTGATACAAATTAGCAAAAATCTTGTTTTGTTGTACACTGCAATTCCTTTTGGGTCACATGTCTGGGATCTACTGGGAGTTGAATCTGGTTATAGATCCAGAAGTGATAAAGGTAGTAGGAGGGGGCAGCCAGCAGTCTGCTGCCAAGTAACTACCTCAGGGAATCTCATTACAGATTCCTCAAACAAGGGAAGACTAACCTCCTCAGACCGGAAAAGATGGGCTGCTGTTATGGACAAAGGAGGATTGAAGGAATTAGGGGTTCAAGATCCCAGCTTCATGAGAATATGCCCACATATATTCCCATTCCAATTTTCAGAGTCTCAATGCTTTAATTTCATCTAAGAGACCCTGCCAGTTTGGTGATTCAGGGTATGTTCAAACCACCCACAGGATAAGACATTGGTTTGATGTTTAGAAATCTTAGACAGGAAGTTACATGAGAGAAGGGTTTCTTTTATGGCAGAGAAGATTTCTGGACCCTTACTTAGATCATAAGCTTGGAATTGAAAGCCCAAAGCTCATCATGTATTTTTCTTAGGTTCTTTAGTGTACTTAGAAGCAACCATCAACCCCATAATACTCCTTGTTTCCACTAATATGTTCTATGACACCAATTACTTAATCACCTAAAGTCTGCTTTTGATTACAGATATCTACAGATGATAATTTAATAGGTTTGCTTTGTATGCCATAATGGTTACTTACAACTTACAACTAATATGCTTTACCACTTACAACAGTGCCTTTAAACATATTCAGATAAGAGAACCTGCAATAGATAACCCAAGCCAAGTTACAGAACCTAAGTGTAGGTTCTTCTGAACTCACTTCCAGTGCCAATatctctattatttatttttttaaagatttcatttatttatttgacagagagagagacagtgagagagggaacacaagcaaggggagtgggagtgggagagggagaagcaggcttcctgctgagcaggagcccaacgcggggctcgatcccaggaccctgggatcatgaactgtgctgaaggcagacacttaacgactgagccacccaggtgccccaatatctcTATTATTTAGAGTTCAATCAAGGAAAGCAGAACCACTAGGAGTAATGTAAAATAAGGGACTTCTTATAAGGATTGCGTCTTATAAAATTGTGGGAACTGGTAGAGTAATCCTCTCTAgattcttgttgttgttgttttgtttttacagtctAGGAAAGCAGGGTGATATGTGGAAAGATTATGTGATTGAAGTCAAACAGGTATGTGTTTGACACCTAGTTCTGATATTTATTGGCTTTGAAATCTTGTCAAGGGACTCAaattctgtgagcctcagtttcctcgtctgtaaaatgaaaacaataatagcTCTCAAGGCTGATATGAGAGTGAATGAGATACTTACAATATATCATATTTCATTGATTCCAAAATGcacaacattttacattttaacccCTTTACAACAGGAAAGAATCTTGTAATCGATGGCATGTTATTGTTTAGTCAAAAACAACTTttcctggggctcctgagtgactcagtcggttaagcgtctgccttcggcccatgtcatgatcccaggctcctgggatcagcctgggtcaggctccctgctcagcggggagcctgcttctccctctccttctgcccctccccctgctcctcgtGTGCttactcactctcaaataaatgaaataaaatctttaaaaaaaaaaaagaacaactttttcctttctcaatGCACATAAACGAATGAGAGCCCAGAGTAATATCTCAAATAATGACAAGTGCAGATATCATATGGTTATCAAACTGTGACTCTCAATGCACAAGTGGAAAACCCCAACACCCCCTAGAGAACACAACTGTTCTCCTTTATACATTCCATTCCTTTCTCTGTTTATTGGACTAACCTCATCCCACATCCCTTGTTATTCAGATTAGTGGAATGGAAAAAGTATAAGTTTCAGAATCTGACATATTAAATTTGGATCTTGCTGCTATGTGACATCCTGAGCTTCGCTTGAGTGCTCCATAATTGTGTATAATAATACTTACCCAAAAGGACTATTacaaatgagatgatgcatgtaaAGTTCTATCAGCACCAAACATATTGTGGGTAGTCAATAAattctccatttttccttctttctctcactgCCACATTCTGTTCTTCTACTGATTATTTGGATTGAAGAAAGGGCTGATCTTctagatcaggggttggcaaactatggccctcAAGCCATATcggcccaccacctgtttttaaaataaagttttattggaacacagtcacaccTATTTGTTTACATCTTATCTATGGCTGCGTTTGTACTACAATAGAGGTGAATAGTTGCCACAGAGACAGTATGACTTGTAAAGCTGAAAACACTCACTAGGTGgctatttacagaaaaagtttgctgattccTATTCTAGATTCTTACATCACCTAAACCAACGCCCCTCTGtcggcaaggatatggagaaaagggaaccctcgtgtgctgttggtaggaatgtaaaccaCTGTGGAGAAGAGTATGGAgttttctcagaaaattaaaaatagaaataccatatgatccagtaattccaggactgggtatttacccaaagaaaatgaaaacactaattcaaaaagatatatgtgcccttatatttattgcagcattatctacaatagctaagatatggaagcaactcaactgtccattgatagatgaatggataaagatacagtacacacacacatacacgtgtgcatgtgcaatggaatattacacatccattaaaaaggaatgacatcttgccatttgcaacaacgtggatgaacctagagggtgttatgctaagtgaaataagtaatacagatataaacaaataccatatgatttcacttatgtgtgaaatctaaaaaacaaataaacaaaaatgaacaaacaaataaacaaacgaAAAACAGACTCTGAAATACAGAGaccaaactggtggttgccagaagggcagtgggtgggggaatgggcaaaacaggtgaaggggattaagaaatacaaactccttatttataaaatttatatttatattttatagatatattttatttatacatccctacattttataaatactttctatTTATACATCCTTATTTTCAtaagtatattttacatatatttatatattcttattcatattttataaaataagtaaataatggaAATAGAAAGTAGAGCATGGGGAATATggtaaataatattgtaataacattgtatggtgatggatggtgagTACCCTTATCATGGGAAGCACTAAGTAACatatagaactgctgaatcactacgttggacacctgaaactaatagaagatgatatgtcaactatacttcaataataaaaaataaaggggcacttgggtggctcatttggttgaggactcttgatttcaactcagatcatgatcttggggtcctgggatcgagccctgcctcaggctccgcactcagcggggagtctgcttgagattctctctctccctctccctctgccgtccccccactcacatgtttgcttgctttttctctctcaaataaataaataaatcttttttaaaaataaaaaataaaattttaatctacCCCCCATCTGTGTTACTATTCTGCCTCAAGAGAGCTATGTTAGATGGGAAAGATGCATGCCTCATCCTAGTAAACAGGACTCTTGGGCTCTGACCACAGCCTCAACATCagcagagaggagaagagggtTGTAAGAATTTCTGATGAGGAAGATAGCCAGgccaaagtgaaaaacaaaaatgtgactAGGTTGTTTCTGTGGTTTCCAGTCCTCCCCTTTCTTCTACTGCTGGGATTATAAAAGCAGGGGCAAGGGAGGGCAGGAACAGAGGAAGCTCACCATGGACACCATCACTGGGAAAATGCAGGCTCTATTTCTTTTGTTGGCCATTCTCTTCCCTCCTGAAGCTGGAGCTGGTGAGTCTAGGGTGTAACTCCCTGTCAAAGAAGACCTCAAAAGAGGCTACAAGATCCCACTGCAAGTATTCTAGGGGGAAATCTCCAGCTGGAAGAGTCAGACTCTTTCCCTGCAGCTGATGACAGTTTCCCTGAGATGAGAAGTCTTGGGTGGAGAAAGAATCAGAAAACTGGCTTTGACTCCTCCTAAACTGCTTTCTTCAAAATAGCCACCATTCTCATTCCCAGTTCTTGGTGCTTGCTGTCATGCAGAGGAGGTCAGGATAGAGACATGAAGAAATgtttaggggcacatgggtggctctgtcagttaagcgtctgtctgcttttggctcactcaggtcatgatctcagggtcctgggatgagcccacGTCCGtccggctccccactcagcagggagttggcttgtccctctccctctgcctctctccctgctcatgcacagctgtctctcattctctctctcttaaataaataaataaaatcttgaaaagaaaagaagcgtTTAAATGACAGCTCAGAATCAAGACTAACAATCAAGTTCTGAAAGTAGGCTGAGGGTTGGTTGACAGGGCGGATTGGGGTCAAGAAAGTGAACAATAAGGACACATGAAGGGCTGAGCTCCATAAGAAGTAAGATGGAAGCTCTGTGGGCCCTCAGCTTCCACCTCCTTTTCCTCACCCAGTGCCCTGTCTGAAAGCAAGTGAGCCTCTGTTTAGGGGTTCTCTGTTTGAGAGGAAATTATCAGTGGCGTTGAGTCCAAGCCACGCTCCCACCCCTACATGGCCCTTCTGGAAATGGTCACTGACGAGGGGTATGTTGCCAGCTGTGGTGGGTTTCTCTTAAGTCAAGAGTTCGTGATGATAGCTGCTCATTGTAAAGGAAGGTAAGAAAACTTTGACTTACTCTCTTTTCATGCGAGGAGCTATAGGAACCAGAGTTACACACAGCTTCAAAGTGGCCTGAGGAGAGATTCTTGTGCCCTGCTCATCTCAAGATGGTCAGTGATGTATATTGCAAGGAACCAGCCCATTTTCATTTGCCATCTCCACACCCAGAGGCCACCGCCCTCTTCAGGGCAGCTGGGTCACAGCAGGCCAACGCTGGCCCTCTCATCCTGCTGCCGCCTGAGTCTCTCAGTCCCCTGTAGCTGCCAGGGCCTGGCCCTTCCTGAACTGGCTATGATCCCAGGTGGGCACTTCGGTCCCGAGTAAGACGTGAGTTCCTCAGATGGCCCTGCACTGGGGAAGAAGAGAGCCTACTGTCTCCTTGCTCAGAAGGGGACCCTTTCTAGGGTACCAGCGCCTTCTCCTGTTTCCTCCTTCTCAACGGGAAAATTACTGTCACTCTGGGAGCTCATGACATAAAACAGGAAGAATCCACATGGCAGAAGCTAGAAGTCTCAGAACAAATCATTCACCCAAATTACAACTCGTTCACCAAACTCAATGACATCATGTTACTGAAGGTGCCATTAGCTTTCCAGCCCATCTCCATCCCCCCTTCTTGAGCCTTTCTCCTGACCTGTgcatttctcattctctcttccaaACCATTTCCTTGGAGCCCACCCTCCCACTCCGTGTCATCACCACCCCATTGGGGAACAACTCTTGGCCCTGCCCAGGGAGCCCCTACCTCAGCACACCCCCCACTTTCCCTGGGACCGGAGGtccatctcctctccctccctcacaacTACAAACGAGAGCCAAGCTGACCCATGCTGTAGGGACAATCTCCCTGCTCACCTGGTCTACCTTTATTTCACCTGGGAGAATGTGCAGGGTTGCAGGCTGGGGAAGAACGGGAGTGATGGAGCTGGTGTCAGACACTCTGAGGGAGGTGAAGTTGAGACTCATGGACACCAGGGCCTGCAACCACTATTTCTTTCACAACCATAACTTACAAATCTGTGTGGGCAATTCCAGGAAGATAAGATCGGCATACAAGGTGACCACACACCTCCACTTCCTCCTCACAACGTAGTCCCT
This genomic interval carries:
- the LOC110585496 gene encoding mast cell protease 1-like, with protein sequence MQALFLLLAILFPPEAGAEEIISGVESKPRSHPYMALLEMVTDEGYVASCGGFLLSQEFVMIAAHCKGRKITVTLGAHDIKQEESTWQKLEVSEQIIHPNYNSFTKLNDIMLLKLQTRAKLTHAVGTISLLTWSTFISPGRMCRVAGWGRTGVMELVSDTLREVKLRLMDTRACNHYFFHNHNLQICVGNSRKIRSAYKGDSGGPLLCAGVAQHIVSYGRGDAKPFSVFTRISPYVPWINKILKNI